Within the Gossypium raimondii isolate GPD5lz chromosome 12, ASM2569854v1, whole genome shotgun sequence genome, the region AGGGTGGAAGGTGAATCGATGGAGCATGCATTCATAGGTTGAGAAGTGGGAACCCCATCATGGTGGTGGAGGACCCAAAAGCCGGCACTCTGGGGGAAATGTTGGGTCGGGATTAAGAGGTTAGACGAGGAAATAGCAGTAGCAGATAATATTGATGAAGTTGCAGGGTACGTTTGGCGAAGGCGAGCCCTGTCACGGCGGTGCACGTTCATGTGACCTCCAAGGGCTTGAGCCGAACGGAATTCCCTTGTGCAGAAAGAGCAAGGATAAGACCTTGGCGGCCAAGTTGTGCCCAAAACATTACCTATGTCCTCTGAAAAGGCCCTAACCTCCCAGGATACATCGTCTGCAGCTTGAGGTTGAGCCTTAGGGTTCCACATGCACAAGGCAGGCATTAAGTTAGGGTTAGGCAGACTATGATTTTGTGGAGGTTGAACTGACTTTTAAGACAGCAACCATGGCACTAGGCTAGACACATTTAAGACGGGTGACATAGAGGGTTAAATATATGGGTGGGGTATGGGCTCAAACTAAGGGGGAGAGGTAGAGACAAAATGAAACCCTAACACCGGGCATATACATCACCCAAAGTCTTGTATAAGCATTTGGAACTTTGCCAAGTTGATTGACATTTTTAACAACATTGGTCACTCATGACTCTACTATCCTATTCCTCTATGTGGGATgtatacgtgtatatatatatcggtCTCGCATCCATGACTagattaatattgttattatcgAACAACAAGAATTTTCTTAAcgacattaatttaatttcacaccTTATTTGTTAAGTATGCATGGTTTCAACTTTCAAGTAGGATATGATAAGTAGTCTcgaagaaaaagataaaaggaaGAAGGGAAGTGTTAATTCATCTTTGTATACATCAAAAGAAAGTagcaacaaataatttaaagagGTAGGAGTCGACTTCTTCCTCAAACATTTGGGCCAAATTTAAATCTAGAAGTCAATGTTATAATAAAAGTTTTTACCTGATTATCATTTGACTTGAACAAGGTTAAGCTCAAATACTAAAATAGATGAATCATAATCATAGAGCATTGAGAAGAtagagagaataaaaaaaaaaaaaaggcattgAGAAGATGGAGAGAATGATAGAGCATGTCATTTTcagtgatccatttttaattttgggccATTCTTTAAGGTGTTGCAGGCTATGTTCATaagaatttggatgatatcAAGGCCCAGTACTTGATGCCTAGGTTAAAAAATAATAGGCCGATCATCGTCTTCTGAAAACCGTACCCTATTCCAAAGTTATTTTCCACTCGTGTAATTCGGAAGTCCAAAGTTccatattactaaatttacattaaaataataatctattaatatattactaattattatcaaataataacaaaggtGATAtcaattaactattaatttattaaatatatttggataaattaaaaataataaagaatacaacaatatcatatatattattaattattaataaagaTATCATTAAATATAATTGATAAATCAATGCTtgatttattgttatttttatttctattgttaGATTTAGATGGAAAtagattgatatatatattttttaattttaaaaaaagacgCTCTTATACTATATTATAAAGCAAACAAGAACCCCTATTGATTGAAGAAGATGACGAGGATGTTATCATTCAAGAAGAAGATTAAGATTGAAACTCATGTGATGGCCTACTGATTAAGGGTGTTCTATGTTCTAAGTATGGCCTGAGTTTGAATCGCGTTTGTTGTTCggtaaaaagaagaagaggattAAGATTAAGATTAACAACATTAAaatgtttttgtaatattttaattttattttaatgtaatttcattttaattatttttatgaagttagattttataattattaattaattttatattttaatttagatattgGTTCATAATTCATTGAAAGaattcaattgaaaattaataattttagttatttaatttttaaaaaggtttgaaaaccataataaaaacaaatgatatgatttttgaaatttttactattataatatctaaattgttaaataagttaacgtagtttaattatattcatctgaaacaagaaaaattcttttacactaattaaaataattaaaatataatatttggctcaacaaaaaaatataatatttagaaaattaattaaaaatttaaacacgtaAAATTACATGCAATACATTTGACATTAGAAACTAGTATATATAAAAGCTTGAGTATAGAGAAACTTTTGAAAGCAAGAGAACGTTTTTTTCCATCATGTTACtaacttaactttaaaaataattataattttatttataattattagtttaaaaggTTGTGTTGATTTtgaaatagagttattacttgaataaaactctaagtataaaatataggaaaattgtggtaattataattataatttaatttacaaccattagttaaaaattttacataaaaagagttgtgttaattttttaagttgtgttagttttattaatgtaaaatagagttattgCTTGAATAGAACTCCAAacatcttaattatcacttaattaatattataattatataacaattaaattttaagtttagatttATAAATAACATCCAGAGTTAGACATATTCAATCAAGTAGCATCTAGAAAAAATTACTGGTAACAGAGAGATGATtagaattgtataaaaaattgaagCGTTAATGGCTCTTCAAAGAGGCAATATTGAATCATATTCGGAAAATAATAGCAATAGAGAGCGAACGCTATCAATGATAGgtaacaataaataattaaaattacgttatttaaaattaattaaaaattaaacatgtaaaaacacatgcaacaaaatattttatattttaaataagttatattattatgaaagtgctttaatatttttattatttaagaaaagttataaatgttaaaatttcaaccatacctcaaatctttaaaaaatattttgtttaccACTTCAACTAATTAAAGCTTTATCTTTAACATTTGTATACATTTCAATGTTATTACACAAATGATTTCACCGGCATTATCTGTATATATTCATAAtgttggtgtcacaagtcaatTCAACACCAACTCAAGAAAACTGAAAATACCAACATTTAATCTTCTTAACTTTGGTgtgtttatttacttaaatttctttttactcacaatttaaactattatttattttaattttgtgcaCATTATCCTTATTAGTTTCAAACATTACGTTTGGTATTATTAATATGATGCATTTACCTATTTAAATTTCCTTCTACtcacaatttaaaataaatttttatttcaattttgtaCATAttgtatcattattaatttcaaaccttacattttattattttcaaatatgtaGTTTCCACATGCATACAAGTATGacaaaatttctataaaaaaatacaaaaacaagaaaaacaattaaaaaaatcatatggaTTATTGTTCTTGTTTTTGGATATTGTAGTATAAAAGCAGCCAAtatgtttattgtttattgtgTTTTTGGGCTTTTTTTATTGTGTACAGTTGTAATTTCCCTATTTGGGTAATACAAATATTGGACCCAATCCAGAAATGGACATAGTCCTTTCTGTCTTCCAGAATCCAACAAACCTGCATGCAGCATACAAGAAAGGTTCCATATGTATCTTACAAATTCCGATCTaaccatttttttccttttttttttttttttttctttttgaattgaaGCCATAattgttgatatttttattttagcaactacctctctttctttttataatttggttGACTTAATCAAAAtgttaatgttatttatatattgtaaaGGCACAGCTTGCCAATCTTCCATATAATATTGTCTCTAGTCTCTATCCCAGGCTTTGCATTTTTCATATGCTTTCCCTCCTATATCTGGACTCTTTTGGCTCCATTCAATATGCTTTATCTccaccattattattattattatctcttgTTTAATCCATATAATTATTCGTTCTTTGTAATTTATTGGGAAACGAGTACTGTTCCATTCATCAAAAGTGTTAATTATCTCTTCGAAAGAAGTCCCACTTGAATTAAAAAGCTCTTCGTGaggtttatatttaaaaatgaacaTTAGAGCCAAGAGAAATGGGTGTCTTCATCATCAGTGGCACAATATTCTGTCCATTGGTTTTATCTTTTGGAGGTGAGGACTGAGGACATGTTTTATTGTGATAAGTAATGGTTTTGAGCATTGCATGAATTTCCCATTTTAAACCTCAACTTTTCATATGTATTATATGAATGTTATGGAGGCATCacaatatatgtgtgtgtgtgtgtgtttgtttTTGTACATTTTAATGGCCATGACTCGCCTATAAGCAAATTCCAGTTGTGGGGGATACTGCACAGGTTGGGAAAATCCCATCATTTAACAATCAAAAACAATGGAATTTGGTAAAATTAGGGTTAATAATCAGAGACCGATGGGCAACGGCGAATGGGAAGGCCCCAACAGATCTGAACCAGCCTGCAAAAACTGGTGTCACGTGGGAGCGTGGAGTTGGGGGAAAGGCCGAAACCTTGAAAGGCACATGGGAAGGCATTGATGTTTGGGCCTCTTCCATTACACGTGCCGAAGAGGCTCACATGGCAAACTTTCAGTGACGACTTTTTATGCTAATTGCCTACACAAAATTTGCTCTACTTATTCCGACCTTTTCCTTTAATATATACCTCCTGATGTTCGTAAATACGATTTCAAAATGCATCTTTATAAGGGGTAGGGGTAGAGGTAGAGGTCGAGTTTTTCCGGTCACCCAACTCCAGATTTGTTTCtgctaaaaatttaaacataagtCTCTCATCTTGTGGTTTAATCCACCTTAATACTAATAGTTTTTAGAGttatattaatgaaaaattcACTATTTAGACTAACACACGAAATTTAcagatattaaattattttgattggtttaaaagagaccaatttttttaaaaaaacccatAGAATCAATTAATATGGATACATGCAATTCCCAAATTCAAAAGCTAATTCTTAAAAAGATAACAACCAATTAATACttgtttttaatcattattaattatAGCAACAAGGATTAGATGAATTGAACCAGAGATGGAACCTAGCTGCTTAATTTTATATACAGATGGCCAAACTACATAATTTAAGAAAAGTTGTATGTTGTCTTGAACGAATTGGGGAAtgatttgttatattattttgattattgtaTTTCTTTTGATAATCACTTGGGGTTAAGGTACAAAAAATGGATATCAGTTCATTTTGGAGGCAAACTTGAAAAatgacaaaacatgtaaatagCTAAAGAGAACAAAATGGAGGCGGTCTGTGAAGACCCTAATGGCCTCTTCATGTTTTCTTCTAACCCCCTCATCTGCAACATTATCTGCTGTGTCTCTCAGTTAGGACCCTAATAAAGCTATGTCCTCTCAAGAAGCTGACAGGGCGCAGGTAATTATCCACTCAAACGCATATCCATAAAAAGGAAAAGGtttcttaataattaaatttagggttttctCTTTTGTTAATTACCATATTATATTATGGTCCAGTACGacttttttccttaaaaaatgaCCCTACTCAAGTTCTTTGTACGATTAGATAAGCAGCGTAGTGTGAGGTTGTAGAAGATAATATAGCCCTCACCACTCCCCACTGCAcccaaaatcataataaaacGACAATGAAATCTTAATCATCCATGTGGTTCCCTCATTATCATACCCATTCTTTTTGATTCATCACATAACTTTTGCAACCAGATGGAATCTTTGTGTTAATGTCTTTGTTTGTTTAAGTGTAGGGTCGTTTTGAAAGTTTTTCAAATAAGATGGGTTGGACGTGTCAATATGGTGATACAAGTGTTCTATGTCTTTCGAAAGCAATATAGCTAATATGAGTGCATCTCTTCGCTGGCTTTGCTCTATATATGTTATCTGGAATTCTggattctttattattatttttaaatatatatatacatttgtattCAACATATAAtcatggttaaaatatgctttaatttgattatttttatgtattgtaATTTTAGAATTCTAGTCCTGAATAACTGAGATAActgttaaattcatttagtTCCGCTAGCTATTTTCAAAATCAGATACaacaaacatatttttttcatgtgtAATGCCCAtgtcaatttgatattttaatatatttttaagggtTGCCGTTTGGATCAtgactgaaatttcaaaatatgaaaaagtataGACCCTAAGATTGCTTTAGTTGGAGAATATTAACTGAATCTACAACTTTATGCATAGTACAAGAATAATAGCTGAATTTAACCAAACCGATCTAACCGCCACTATTTGGGTCaatgctgaaattttaaaattcgacaAGTAAAGACATTGAAATTgactaattcaaaaaaatatatgaactaacattgaccaaattaaagtataaagacgAAATCCATAACTTTTGCAATGTATaaagattaataataaaaattgacatATACCATCCTCCAAacttgtaaaaaattaaatcggtACCATATAATTAATACCattatgtttaaatgcttaGTTTGGGCCTAAGCTTTACTCGGAAGGATCTCTTTGAAGTGGTGAAATAACGatcaaactttcaaaataatccaatatattatgatgatttttttagttGTAATTGTATAAGAAAAATCAATCATGTATGCTTTACCTCAAtttcatgtaaaataatttaccCTACTCTTTATTTGAGGAGGCACGAAAACAATATAAtccttcttttattattttaaaagattaatattgatattttatgtaaacacaacctcaaaattttatactaaaattagCATTTAGCCTATCATTATAAACATCTTTCTATTACAAATATCTATCAAAGATTTAATGAGATCtatcattttctttcttaaaaaatcaaaatcttttTTTATAGATAGAAGAATTAATAAAGCTTTAAGCTAAGATTATAGCAGAATTAGTCGTCCTCAAACAATGGGTATATAGTGCAATGgttatcataatttaataaatcattcACATTCTCCGGTGGTTCCTCATGAATAGTCAAGTGTTCCATTTCGCCTTAGGCTTCTTTCGCGCAATCTGCCACTTCATTACTCTATCTCAGTATCTGTCGAAACTTCACTTCCCAATCCTTAAGTTCACTGTCGATACTATTTGCTGCTAGCCCATTTTGAATAGTAGTTACCACCACTGAATTATCATTCTCAAT harbors:
- the LOC105762530 gene encoding transcriptional regulator SUPERMAN, producing MARQRLPPTLHASSPIPPWSCLPNPNLMPALCMWNPKAQPQAADDVSWEVRAFSEDIGNVLGTTWPPRSYPCSFCTREFRSAQALGGHMNVHRRDRARLRQTYPATSSILSATAISSSNLLIPTQHFPQSAGFWVLHHHDGVPTSQPMNACSIDSPSTLVSISPYPPPVMPPRFSHFSSLYYSNLNGGSNAGGISFRETSIEELDLELRLGHPPPTS